One window from the genome of Pedococcus badiiscoriae encodes:
- a CDS encoding TSUP family transporter, whose protein sequence is MSVLEALGIFVAGLAAGTINTVVGSGTLITFPTLLFFGYPPVVANVSNTVGLVAGGVTAVHGYRAELAGAGRMLRRLAPASLLGGVIGAVLLLVLPAKAFQAIVPVLIGLGLVLVVLGPRLQARAAARHEAGIAPAPWHAAALVGGVLVAGVYGGYFGAAQGVILMGLLSALSTEPLQRLNGFKNVLATIVNAVAAITFMLVAWGRIDWLVAVLIGLGAFAGGIVGAKVGRRLPPLALRAVIIVVGLVGIIKIVWFG, encoded by the coding sequence GTGTCCGTTCTCGAAGCCCTGGGGATCTTCGTCGCCGGGCTTGCGGCGGGGACGATCAACACGGTGGTCGGGTCGGGCACCCTCATCACGTTCCCCACCCTGCTCTTCTTCGGGTACCCGCCGGTCGTGGCCAACGTGTCCAACACGGTCGGCCTGGTGGCCGGGGGAGTGACGGCCGTGCACGGCTACCGGGCCGAGCTCGCCGGCGCGGGCAGGATGCTGCGACGGCTCGCGCCCGCCTCCCTGCTCGGCGGGGTCATCGGTGCCGTGCTGCTGCTGGTGCTGCCCGCGAAGGCGTTCCAGGCGATCGTGCCGGTCCTCATCGGTCTGGGACTGGTGCTCGTCGTCCTCGGCCCCCGGTTGCAGGCCCGGGCGGCCGCGCGCCACGAGGCCGGGATCGCGCCCGCGCCCTGGCACGCCGCGGCGCTCGTCGGAGGAGTCCTGGTCGCCGGTGTCTACGGCGGCTACTTCGGTGCCGCCCAGGGCGTGATCCTGATGGGCCTGCTGAGCGCCCTGTCCACGGAGCCCCTCCAGCGGCTCAACGGGTTCAAGAACGTCCTGGCCACCATCGTCAACGCGGTCGCCGCCATCACCTTCATGCTGGTGGCCTGGGGCCGCATCGACTGGCTGGTGGCGGTGCTCATCGGGCTGGGCGCCTTCGCCGGCGGCATCGTCGGGGCCAAGGTGGGACGACGGCTTCCGCCGCTGGCGCTGCGCGCGGTCATCATCGTGGTCGGCCTCGTGGGGATCATCAAGATCGTCTGGTTCGGCTGA
- a CDS encoding sulfite exporter TauE/SafE family protein: MHWTPVLLLGLALFAGAFVQSSIGFGMAVVAAPFLVLFAPALMPGALLVTSFSLPVVQLLHGPRDVEWRSLSWALAARLLVMPLGVAAVALLSVRAISVVTGVLILLTVAASVSALGVRTTPVSSAVAGAIAGFSGTAASIGGPFFALVLQHERPTRLRATLSVFFLVGAAMAVAGLSVAGKFTTDQLVAGIAWIPFMALGYAAAAPARARLDHDRLRRAVLAFCVLASVSVIVRALVS; the protein is encoded by the coding sequence ATGCACTGGACCCCGGTCCTGCTCCTGGGCCTTGCCCTGTTCGCCGGTGCCTTCGTGCAGTCGTCCATCGGGTTCGGCATGGCGGTGGTGGCAGCGCCCTTCCTCGTGCTGTTCGCCCCCGCCCTGATGCCGGGAGCCCTCCTGGTGACCAGCTTCAGCCTGCCGGTGGTCCAGCTCCTGCACGGGCCTCGCGATGTCGAGTGGCGGTCGCTCTCGTGGGCCCTCGCGGCTCGGCTGCTGGTCATGCCGCTGGGGGTCGCGGCCGTGGCCCTGCTGTCGGTTCGCGCGATCTCGGTGGTCACCGGGGTGCTGATCCTGCTCACCGTGGCTGCGTCGGTCTCGGCCCTGGGCGTCCGCACCACGCCGGTGAGCTCCGCCGTGGCAGGGGCGATCGCGGGCTTCTCGGGGACCGCCGCGTCGATCGGCGGTCCCTTCTTCGCGCTCGTCCTGCAGCACGAGCGTCCCACTCGGCTGCGGGCCACCCTGTCGGTCTTCTTCCTGGTGGGCGCCGCCATGGCGGTCGCGGGACTGAGCGTGGCGGGCAAGTTCACCACGGACCAGCTCGTGGCCGGCATCGCCTGGATCCCGTTCATGGCCCTCGGGTATGCCGCCGCGGCACCGGCGCGTGCCCGGCTGGACCATGACCGGCTGCGCCGGGCGGTGCTCGCGTTCTGTGTGCTCGCCAGCGTCAGCGTGATCGTGCGCGCCCTCGTGTCCTGA
- a CDS encoding RNA methyltransferase, with amino-acid sequence MPIAITSADDDRLTDYVSLTDVALRRRTEPARGLYIAESEKVIRRALGAGHRPRSYLMAQRWLTDLADLVDAAESDGIPVYVGEHDVIERLTGFHLHRGALASMHRPELPTVAGLVAGARRVLVLEDIVDHTNVGAVFRSAAALGVDAVLVTPRCADPLYRRSIRVSMGTVFQVPWTRIDPWPGGIADLKAAGFTVATLALADDAVSLDELAAAPPERLALVLGTEGDGLSHHTLDAADLTVTIPMAGGVDSLNVAAAGAVAAWALRPRP; translated from the coding sequence GTGCCCATCGCCATCACCAGCGCCGACGACGACCGCCTGACCGACTACGTCTCGCTCACCGACGTCGCGCTGCGGCGCCGGACCGAACCCGCACGGGGGCTCTACATCGCGGAGTCGGAGAAGGTCATCCGGCGGGCGCTGGGGGCCGGGCACCGTCCACGCAGCTACCTCATGGCACAGCGCTGGCTGACCGACCTCGCCGACCTGGTCGACGCGGCCGAGTCGGACGGCATCCCGGTCTACGTCGGCGAGCACGACGTCATCGAGCGGCTCACGGGGTTCCACCTGCATCGCGGCGCACTGGCCTCGATGCACCGGCCCGAGCTGCCGACGGTGGCCGGTCTCGTTGCGGGCGCGCGGCGGGTGCTCGTGCTCGAGGACATCGTGGACCACACCAACGTCGGGGCCGTCTTCCGCTCGGCTGCCGCGCTCGGGGTGGATGCCGTGCTGGTGACTCCCCGGTGCGCGGATCCGTTGTACCGCAGGTCGATCCGCGTCTCGATGGGCACGGTGTTCCAGGTGCCGTGGACCCGTATCGACCCCTGGCCGGGCGGAATCGCCGACCTGAAGGCCGCCGGCTTCACGGTGGCCACGCTGGCCCTGGCCGACGACGCAGTGAGTCTCGACGAGCTCGCCGCCGCCCCGCCCGAGCGGCTTGCCCTCGTGCTCGGCACCGAGGGCGACGGGTTGTCCCACCACACACTCGACGCGGCCGACCTCACCGTGACCATCCCGATGGCGGGCGGCGTGGACTCCCTCAACGTGGCGGCGGCCGGCGCGGTGGCCGCGTGGGCGCTGCGTCCCAGGCCGTAG
- a CDS encoding DUF3037 domain-containing protein, protein MTVHGYQYVVLRCVPRVEREEFLNVGLVLYSQGADFLEAAYRVDPARLRAFAPQLDLDDVDGALETICQVCRGVTGGGLPSLGALGRRFGWLSAPRSTVVQPGPVHGGLTADPASELRDLLERLVS, encoded by the coding sequence ATGACCGTCCACGGCTACCAGTACGTCGTGCTCCGCTGCGTCCCGCGCGTGGAGCGGGAGGAGTTCCTCAACGTCGGCCTCGTCCTGTACAGCCAGGGCGCTGACTTCCTCGAAGCGGCCTACCGGGTCGACCCTGCGCGGCTGCGGGCCTTCGCACCCCAGCTCGACCTCGACGACGTCGACGGCGCGCTGGAGACGATCTGCCAGGTATGCCGTGGGGTCACCGGGGGCGGACTGCCGAGCCTGGGTGCCCTCGGGCGGCGGTTCGGGTGGCTCAGCGCCCCCCGCAGCACGGTGGTCCAGCCGGGCCCGGTGCACGGTGGCCTGACCGCCGACCCGGCGAGCGAGCTGCGGGACCTGCTGGAGCGCCTCGTCAGCTGA
- a CDS encoding HipA family kinase: MLDQVTATRYVTPLREGGSLPGIVEADDFGTYVVKFRGAGQGLKVLVAEVLVGELARALGLNVPRMTVVDLQAPIAKYEADEEVQDLLTASLGLNLGIDFLPGSFGYDGSRPPAPDTAADIVWLDAFTANVDRTWSNPNLLVWHRNPWLIDHGAALYFHHGWPSRGADPQRFAVQPFDATTHVLRDVASSPGAAHERLSPGITSDLLRRVVDAVPDGWLEQAPGLENPEAVRAAYVDHLLARLANPSAWLPKDRS, translated from the coding sequence GTGCTCGACCAGGTCACCGCCACGCGGTATGTCACCCCCCTGCGAGAAGGGGGGTCGCTGCCCGGCATCGTCGAGGCGGACGACTTCGGCACCTACGTGGTGAAGTTCCGCGGTGCGGGGCAGGGCCTCAAGGTCCTGGTCGCCGAGGTGCTCGTCGGGGAGCTCGCGCGGGCTCTGGGCCTCAACGTGCCCCGGATGACCGTCGTGGACCTCCAGGCGCCCATCGCCAAGTACGAGGCGGACGAGGAAGTGCAGGACCTGCTCACGGCCAGCCTCGGCCTCAACCTCGGGATCGACTTCCTGCCGGGTTCGTTCGGGTATGACGGGTCGCGTCCGCCCGCCCCCGACACCGCAGCAGACATCGTGTGGCTCGACGCCTTCACGGCCAATGTCGACCGCACCTGGAGCAACCCCAACCTCCTTGTCTGGCACCGGAACCCGTGGCTCATCGACCACGGTGCGGCGTTGTACTTCCACCACGGGTGGCCGAGCCGGGGTGCCGATCCCCAGCGGTTCGCCGTCCAGCCCTTCGACGCCACCACCCACGTCCTGCGTGACGTCGCCTCCAGTCCCGGCGCCGCCCACGAACGGCTCTCCCCCGGCATCACGAGCGATCTCCTGCGTCGTGTCGTCGACGCCGTGCCCGACGGCTGGCTCGAGCAGGCACCCGGGCTCGAAAACCCCGAGGCCGTGCGCGCGGCATACGTCGACCACCTCCTTGCCCGCCTCGCGAACCCGTCGGCATGGCTCCCGAAGGACCGCTCATGA
- a CDS encoding MFS transporter, with protein sequence MWRQPKTVWSVAFACVIAFMGIGLVDPILKPIADDLGASASQVSLLFTSYMAVMGVAMLLTGWVSSRAGAKRTLLLGLLVIIVGAGLAGAQDSIGGIVAFRAVWGLGNALFIATALATIVSAARGSVGQAIVLYEAALGVGIATGPLLGGWLGGHSWRWPFWGVSALMAVALVAILTTLPATPPSGRRSSITAPLRALSHRGLLTVGLTALLYNFGFFTLLAFTPFPLGMGAHAVGLIFFGWGLLLAFTSVVVAPRLQRRFGTLPGVVGALLGFAVILAVMAVGTDHKPVLVVGVILAGAFLGINNTLITETVMKVSPVERGVASAAYSFVRFGGGAVAPWLAGKLGERSIHAPFWVGSGAVVLAVLVLLTARRQITAVDREHATHTVDEERPLEAAALTVGDS encoded by the coding sequence ATGTGGCGCCAACCCAAAACCGTCTGGTCCGTCGCCTTCGCCTGCGTCATCGCGTTCATGGGCATCGGGCTGGTCGACCCCATCCTCAAGCCCATCGCCGACGACCTCGGGGCCAGCGCATCCCAGGTCTCCCTGCTGTTCACGAGCTACATGGCCGTGATGGGCGTCGCGATGCTCCTGACGGGCTGGGTGTCCAGCCGTGCAGGGGCCAAGCGGACCCTGCTCCTCGGGCTGCTGGTCATCATCGTCGGGGCGGGTCTCGCGGGCGCCCAGGACTCGATCGGCGGCATCGTCGCCTTCCGCGCCGTCTGGGGGCTGGGCAACGCCCTGTTCATCGCCACCGCCCTGGCCACGATCGTCAGTGCCGCTCGCGGTTCCGTCGGCCAGGCGATCGTCCTCTACGAGGCGGCACTGGGAGTCGGCATCGCCACCGGCCCGCTGCTCGGCGGCTGGCTGGGTGGGCACTCCTGGCGCTGGCCGTTCTGGGGAGTGTCGGCACTCATGGCGGTGGCCCTCGTCGCGATCCTGACGACCCTGCCGGCCACCCCGCCGTCCGGCCGACGCAGCAGCATCACCGCACCGCTACGGGCCTTGTCGCACCGCGGGCTGCTCACCGTCGGCCTCACCGCCCTGCTCTACAACTTCGGCTTCTTCACGCTGCTCGCCTTCACGCCGTTCCCGCTCGGGATGGGCGCGCACGCGGTGGGCCTGATCTTCTTCGGCTGGGGCCTCCTGCTGGCCTTCACCTCGGTGGTCGTGGCTCCCCGGCTGCAGCGCAGGTTCGGGACCCTGCCCGGCGTGGTGGGCGCCCTGCTCGGCTTCGCCGTCATCCTCGCGGTCATGGCCGTCGGCACCGACCACAAGCCGGTCCTCGTGGTCGGCGTCATCCTCGCCGGCGCCTTCCTGGGGATCAACAACACCCTCATCACCGAGACCGTCATGAAGGTCTCCCCGGTCGAACGGGGCGTGGCCTCGGCCGCCTACAGCTTCGTGCGGTTCGGGGGCGGCGCCGTCGCCCCCTGGCTCGCCGGCAAGCTCGGCGAACGCTCGATCCACGCACCGTTCTGGGTCGGGTCCGGCGCGGTCGTCCTCGCCGTCCTGGTCCTGCTCACGGCCCGACGCCAGATCACGGCGGTGGACCGCGAGCACGCCACGCACACGGTGGACGAGGAACGTCCTCTCGAGGCGGCCGCCCTCACCGTCGGCGACTCCTGA
- a CDS encoding MarR family winged helix-turn-helix transcriptional regulator, producing the protein MTSADELGNSVLRSAARLTRWASRNASFDIPMGQARLLALVEELSPTRVSALAAADHCSQPTMSAQLQRLESEGWAERVVDPADARAHLVSLTAAGRDALDRARQARIKALSPAFDQLDGPALERLAVAVAALDDLLERAAAPSPSPASTPEPRQKEA; encoded by the coding sequence GTGACGTCGGCCGACGAACTGGGGAACAGCGTCCTGCGGTCAGCCGCCCGCCTGACGCGGTGGGCCTCGCGCAACGCCTCCTTCGACATTCCCATGGGCCAGGCTCGACTGCTGGCCCTCGTCGAGGAGCTCAGCCCGACACGCGTGAGCGCGCTCGCCGCAGCGGACCACTGCAGCCAGCCCACCATGAGTGCCCAGCTCCAGCGCCTGGAGAGCGAGGGCTGGGCCGAGCGCGTCGTCGACCCGGCGGACGCCAGAGCCCATCTCGTCTCGCTCACAGCGGCCGGCCGCGACGCCCTCGACCGGGCGCGACAGGCCCGGATCAAGGCACTCTCCCCCGCGTTCGACCAGCTCGACGGTCCGGCCCTGGAGCGGCTCGCGGTGGCCGTGGCAGCACTCGACGACCTGCTCGAGCGGGCCGCCGCCCCATCCCCCTCCCCTGCCTCCACGCCTGAACCCCGACAGAAAGAAGCCTGA
- a CDS encoding ATP-dependent DNA ligase has protein sequence MLLADVVAASQAATATRSRLAKTAAVADALRAAGPQDAATVAAYLSGVLPQRRVGVSWRGLSTLPEPALSATVTVAEVDAALTAIGVISGSGSGAARAAAVVALFARLTAPEQEYLRALVTGQVRQGALDGVMLAAIASAAGLPEAEVRRAVMLAGHAGPVAEAALAGGSDALAAIRLEVGRPMRPMLAASAPDVDAAWEQVGDTTAGVVVDGKLDGIRLQAHRDGDEVRLFTRSLDDITERLPEVVEAVLALPVETVVIDGEAIALDGAGRPRPFQETASRTMSSTGVAELRARVPVTPYFFDLLHVDGHDLLELPAAARFARLAELVPAPSLVPRITAATPGEATAFFEQLVRDGHEGVVVKSPSAPYAAGRRGAGWVKVKPRHTLDLVVLAVEWGSGRRQGWLSNIHLGARDPDTGGFVMLGKTFKGMTDEMLAWQTERFTELAVGGTEGYVVRVRPEQVVEIAFDGIQTSSRYPGGMALRFARVLRYRDDKSADEADTLETVRALR, from the coding sequence GTGCTCCTCGCCGACGTCGTCGCCGCCTCGCAGGCTGCCACCGCCACGCGGTCCCGGCTGGCCAAGACGGCTGCCGTGGCCGATGCTCTGCGCGCGGCCGGCCCCCAGGACGCGGCGACGGTCGCGGCATACTTGTCGGGGGTGCTGCCGCAACGGCGCGTGGGGGTGAGCTGGCGCGGGCTGTCCACGCTGCCCGAGCCGGCGCTGTCGGCCACGGTGACGGTCGCCGAGGTCGACGCCGCCCTCACTGCGATCGGCGTCATCTCGGGCTCGGGGTCGGGGGCAGCCCGCGCGGCAGCGGTCGTCGCCCTGTTCGCCCGGCTGACCGCCCCCGAACAGGAGTACCTGCGTGCGCTCGTGACCGGGCAGGTCAGGCAGGGCGCCCTCGACGGCGTGATGCTCGCGGCGATCGCCTCGGCCGCCGGTCTCCCCGAGGCCGAGGTCAGGCGCGCGGTGATGCTCGCCGGGCATGCCGGCCCGGTGGCCGAGGCCGCCCTGGCGGGAGGCAGCGACGCCCTCGCCGCGATCCGCCTCGAGGTCGGCCGACCGATGCGGCCCATGCTCGCCGCGTCCGCTCCCGACGTCGACGCGGCGTGGGAGCAGGTGGGCGACACCACGGCCGGGGTCGTCGTCGACGGCAAGCTCGACGGGATCCGGCTCCAGGCCCACCGCGACGGCGACGAGGTGCGCCTGTTCACGCGGTCTCTCGACGACATCACGGAGCGGCTGCCCGAGGTCGTCGAGGCAGTCCTCGCGCTGCCGGTCGAGACCGTCGTCATCGATGGCGAGGCCATCGCGCTCGATGGAGCTGGGCGTCCCCGTCCGTTCCAGGAGACCGCCTCTCGCACGATGAGCAGCACCGGGGTCGCCGAGCTGCGGGCCCGGGTTCCCGTCACCCCGTACTTCTTCGACCTGCTCCACGTCGACGGTCATGACCTGCTCGAGCTGCCTGCCGCCGCCCGGTTCGCCCGGCTCGCCGAGCTGGTCCCAGCCCCGTCGCTCGTGCCCCGCATCACCGCTGCCACCCCTGGCGAGGCCACGGCGTTCTTCGAGCAGCTGGTGCGCGACGGGCACGAGGGTGTCGTGGTGAAGTCGCCCTCCGCGCCCTATGCCGCGGGGCGTCGCGGTGCCGGCTGGGTCAAGGTGAAGCCGAGGCACACGCTCGACCTGGTCGTGCTCGCCGTCGAGTGGGGCAGCGGTCGGCGCCAGGGGTGGCTGTCCAACATCCACCTCGGCGCACGCGATCCGGACACCGGCGGTTTCGTGATGCTGGGCAAGACGTTCAAGGGCATGACCGACGAGATGCTCGCGTGGCAGACCGAGCGGTTCACCGAGCTGGCGGTGGGCGGGACCGAGGGTTACGTCGTGCGGGTGCGTCCCGAGCAGGTGGTCGAGATCGCGTTCGACGGCATCCAGACCTCGTCGCGGTACCCCGGTGGCATGGCGCTGCGGTTCGCGCGGGTCCTGCGCTACCGCGACGACAAGAGCGCCGACGAAGCCGACACGCTGGAGACGGTGCGAGCACTGCGCTGA
- the ald gene encoding alanine dehydrogenase — MKIGIPREVKNNEYRVAITPSGVHELVVNGHEVFIEKEAGVGSSILDEDYTAAGATILDTADDVWGTGDLILKVKEPIESEYHRMREGQTLFTYLHLAADKALTEELVKRKVTGIAYETVELPDRSLPLLAPMSEVAGRLAPQVGAHTLMRAQGGRGILMGGVSGVYAAKVVVIGAGVSGMNAAAIALGMQAEVLLLDRDIAKLRHADAIYQGHCQTVASNAYEVERAIIDADLVIGAVLVPGAKAPKLVTNEQVSRMKPGSVLVDISIDQGGCFEDSRPTTHADPTYEVHNSVFYCVANMPGAVPHTSTYALTNVTLPYAVQLANRGWREALSANPPLALGLNTHDGAVTYAPVAEAHGIEPVHLQTILGKA; from the coding sequence ATGAAGATCGGCATTCCGCGCGAGGTCAAGAACAACGAGTACCGCGTGGCCATCACCCCCTCGGGTGTGCACGAGCTCGTCGTCAACGGGCACGAGGTCTTCATCGAGAAGGAGGCGGGGGTCGGTTCCTCGATCCTCGACGAGGACTACACGGCGGCGGGTGCGACGATCCTCGACACCGCCGACGACGTGTGGGGCACGGGAGACCTGATCCTCAAGGTCAAGGAGCCGATCGAGTCCGAGTACCACCGGATGCGTGAAGGCCAGACCCTCTTCACCTACCTGCACCTCGCAGCCGACAAGGCCCTCACCGAGGAGCTCGTCAAGCGCAAGGTGACCGGCATCGCCTATGAGACCGTCGAGCTGCCCGACCGGTCGCTGCCACTGCTCGCGCCGATGTCCGAGGTCGCCGGCCGGCTCGCTCCCCAGGTCGGCGCACACACGCTCATGCGTGCCCAGGGCGGACGGGGCATCCTCATGGGTGGCGTCAGCGGGGTGTACGCCGCGAAGGTGGTCGTCATCGGCGCCGGGGTCTCCGGCATGAACGCCGCCGCGATCGCCCTCGGCATGCAGGCCGAGGTGCTCCTGCTCGACCGCGACATCGCCAAGCTGAGGCACGCCGACGCCATCTACCAGGGGCACTGCCAGACCGTGGCGTCCAACGCCTACGAGGTGGAGCGCGCCATCATCGACGCGGACCTGGTCATCGGCGCCGTGCTGGTGCCCGGGGCCAAGGCGCCCAAGCTGGTGACCAACGAGCAGGTCTCCCGGATGAAGCCGGGTTCCGTGCTCGTCGACATCTCCATCGACCAGGGCGGCTGCTTCGAGGACTCCCGGCCCACCACGCACGCCGACCCCACCTACGAGGTCCACAACTCGGTCTTCTACTGCGTGGCGAACATGCCGGGCGCCGTGCCGCACACCAGCACCTACGCCCTGACCAACGTCACGCTCCCGTATGCCGTGCAGCTCGCCAACCGTGGCTGGCGCGAGGCGCTCAGCGCCAACCCGCCGCTCGCCCTGGGCCTCAACACCCACGACGGAGCCGTCACCTATGCGCCCGTCGCCGAGGCCCACGGCATCGAGCCCGTCCACCTGCAGACCATCCTCGGGAAGGCCTGA
- a CDS encoding anti-sigma factor RsbA family regulatory protein, translating to MGISTSHLPVGQARADRGYVHDVMFWSRPDAFVRATVDFVRTGLTARERVLVALPAPRLRAVRSALGEAARHVDFADMELLGSNPARIIAAWVQFVTESGDRPSRGVGEPLWAGRTNVEVSECELHEALLNDAIPTTAPLWLRCPYEVGALRADVVDGALHSHPWIAAEDGTTTANASYGGGEQGAMGFAMALPEPPASRIVRSITTETLRSVRDLASHVARVCGVSEERAEDLGLALHELAVNSVVHGHGGTLRLWRTPDALVCEVTDDGVVADPLTGRLAPGIDEPDGRGLWMVNQLCDLVQLRSGDTGTTVRVHTWL from the coding sequence GTGGGCATCTCGACTTCGCACCTGCCAGTGGGTCAGGCGCGCGCGGACCGGGGGTACGTCCATGACGTGATGTTCTGGTCGCGTCCGGATGCGTTCGTTCGCGCCACGGTGGACTTCGTGCGGACAGGGCTGACAGCCCGCGAACGCGTGCTTGTCGCCCTCCCCGCGCCTCGGCTCCGGGCGGTGCGCTCGGCCCTCGGCGAAGCCGCGCGCCACGTGGACTTCGCGGACATGGAACTGCTGGGTTCGAACCCCGCCCGCATCATCGCGGCGTGGGTGCAGTTCGTGACCGAGTCCGGCGATCGGCCCTCCCGGGGTGTGGGGGAGCCCCTGTGGGCGGGCCGCACGAATGTCGAGGTCAGCGAGTGCGAGCTGCACGAGGCACTCCTCAACGACGCCATTCCCACGACGGCGCCGTTGTGGCTGCGTTGCCCCTACGAGGTGGGCGCGCTGCGTGCCGACGTGGTCGACGGTGCGCTGCATTCGCACCCGTGGATCGCCGCCGAGGACGGCACGACGACGGCCAACGCGTCCTACGGCGGTGGCGAGCAGGGCGCGATGGGGTTCGCGATGGCGCTGCCCGAGCCCCCGGCCTCGCGCATCGTCAGGTCCATCACCACGGAGACTCTGCGTTCCGTGCGTGACCTGGCGTCCCACGTGGCCCGGGTCTGTGGGGTCTCCGAGGAACGGGCGGAGGACCTGGGGCTGGCGCTGCACGAGCTCGCCGTCAACTCTGTCGTCCACGGCCATGGTGGGACCCTGCGACTGTGGCGCACGCCCGACGCCTTGGTCTGCGAGGTCACCGACGACGGCGTCGTGGCGGACCCGCTGACGGGCAGGCTCGCGCCCGGCATCGACGAGCCCGACGGGCGAGGTCTCTGGATGGTCAACCAGCTGTGCGACCTCGTCCAGCTGCGCTCCGGGGACACCGGGACCACTGTCCGGGTGCACACCTGGCTCTAG
- a CDS encoding WD40/YVTN/BNR-like repeat-containing protein yields MQIRTMAATVLATTIATTIAAASIGMVAAAASPSQGARAVKATTVPSHTTTVVGKDPFATAQPTAAGHLIRDLGMANGKLYVAYGDYDANTGPQQVHTFDPATGAFSGSLLEVPTEEISAYRRINGAMYAPMTDPRVPWTADAGYATNATGSWTNQMKAPENHIFDVATLTGSDLWMVGSVGQYDPAVAGGGAAAYRSTDGGQTWQLVARDTSAVETGYERYYWAAAINGTMYLQASGVSGGAPLRAFNGTTWSTVTLASADQPCGTVAANRVEVFKNLIVCAGGSAYGVTTFDGVTAKTAAIGGLSDLAVPGDGSIYALTTTGVYRSIDGTSWTPLSTAPAGAQSVAVVNGTVYLGMNDSTIVKINKLTVSPAPSAPSRAARRPGSLAPRPFGPSRGELG; encoded by the coding sequence ATGCAGATCCGGACCATGGCCGCCACCGTCCTCGCCACCACGATCGCCACCACGATCGCTGCCGCATCCATCGGCATGGTGGCCGCCGCGGCGAGCCCCAGCCAGGGGGCCAGGGCCGTCAAGGCCACCACCGTCCCCTCGCACACGACGACCGTGGTGGGTAAGGACCCCTTTGCCACCGCCCAGCCCACTGCCGCCGGCCACCTCATCCGCGACCTCGGCATGGCCAACGGGAAGCTGTACGTCGCCTACGGCGACTATGACGCGAACACCGGACCACAGCAGGTGCACACCTTCGACCCCGCCACGGGGGCGTTCTCGGGGAGCCTGCTCGAGGTGCCGACCGAGGAGATCAGCGCCTACCGCAGGATCAACGGCGCGATGTATGCGCCGATGACGGACCCGCGCGTGCCGTGGACCGCCGACGCGGGGTACGCCACCAACGCCACCGGATCGTGGACCAACCAGATGAAGGCCCCCGAGAACCACATCTTCGACGTCGCCACCCTCACCGGGAGCGACCTGTGGATGGTCGGCTCGGTCGGTCAGTACGACCCGGCCGTGGCAGGCGGAGGCGCTGCGGCCTACCGGTCCACCGACGGAGGCCAGACCTGGCAGCTGGTCGCCAGGGACACCTCGGCCGTCGAGACCGGTTACGAGCGGTACTACTGGGCTGCCGCGATCAACGGCACGATGTACCTGCAGGCGAGCGGTGTGTCCGGGGGTGCCCCACTGCGGGCCTTCAACGGCACGACCTGGTCGACGGTGACCCTCGCGTCCGCCGACCAGCCGTGCGGCACGGTGGCCGCCAACAGGGTCGAGGTCTTCAAGAACCTGATCGTGTGCGCGGGGGGTTCCGCCTACGGCGTCACCACCTTCGACGGTGTGACCGCGAAGACGGCCGCCATCGGCGGACTGTCGGACCTGGCGGTGCCGGGTGACGGCTCCATCTACGCCCTGACGACCACCGGCGTGTACCGCAGCATCGACGGCACTTCCTGGACGCCGCTGAGCACGGCGCCCGCCGGCGCGCAGTCCGTGGCGGTCGTCAACGGCACGGTCTACCTGGGGATGAACGACTCCACCATCGTGAAGATCAACAAGCTCACGGTCTCCCCGGCCCCGAGCGCGCCCAGCCGGGCAGCACGACGCCCGGGGTCCCTCGCGCCTCGTCCGTTCGGCCCTTCTCGGGGTGAACTCGGCTGA